GTAGAACAATTGAACCAGACTGCGATTGCACAACCAGCACTATTTACCATTGAGTATGCCCTAGCTAAATTATGGATGTTGTGGGGCGTGCATCCTGTGGCGGCAATCGGTCACAGTATTGGCGAATATGTGGCAGCAACTCTTGCAGGCGTTTTCTCCTTAGAAGAAGCATTATCCCTCGTCGCTGCACGGGGACAACTCACGCAGCAAATGCCTCCAGGGTCGATGCTTGCTGTACCGCTTTCCCAACAGCAGGTACAACCTCTCCTTAACAATGAACTCTCCCTAGCTGCAATTAACGGGTCATCCCTTTGCACGGTTTCAGGTGCTACAGATGCTATAGTTGCACTGCAACAGCAACTTCAAGCACAAGGTGTGGAATGCCGTCGCCTGCATACCTCCCATGCCTTCCATTCCTATATGATGGAACCCATTTTAGAGACATTTACCGAGCAGGTGAAAAAAGTCAACCTAAAACCCCCTCAAATTCCCTATATTTCCAACGTGAGCGGAACTTGGATGACAGCAGAGGAGGCAACAAATCCAAATTATTGGGCTAGACATTTACGCCAAACTGTGCTCTTCAGTTCAGGCTTGCAAAGGTTGTTGCTTGAACAAGACTTAATTTTACTAGAAGTTGGTCCTGGAAAGACGCTGAGTGCGATTGCGAAAAAACATGTAGATACAGCTGCAGAACAGGTCATACTTTCTTCGGTAAGACATCCCCAAGTCCAACAATCTGATGTGGCTTTTTTGTTGAACGCATTAGGCAGACTCTGGCTTGCAGGAATACAAGTAGATTGGGCAGGATTCTATGCTGGCTCTCAACGTCATCGTCTACCGTTGCCGACTTATCCATTTGAACGGCAGCGTTACTGGATTTCACCGCCTAAAGTTGCAGGGACGCAAAAAGAATTAAATTCCCATACGGTATGCCCTGATGATGCTGTCAAGACGGATGTTGAAACGTTGGATACAAAGTCTCCAAAGAAAGATTTATCCTCACTCTACGCAACAAGACCGAATTTACCGAATCTCTATGTTGCTCCTCGCAGTCAGCTGGAACGGACCATAACCGAAATATGGCAAAAATTCTTTGGGATTGAGCAGGTGGGAATCCACGATGACTTCTTTGAATTGGGGGGAGATTCCTTGCTGGCAGTTCACCTGATTTCTAAATTATGTGAAACCCTTAAAGCAGAATTGTCTCCCCATAGCTTGCTAGGTTCGCCCACTATTGCAAGGTTTGCTGAATTCATAGAACAGACCGCGATCGCCTCTGCGCGACCTTTGCAACCTGCGCTTCCCGAATTGCTGGTAGAAATTAAATCCGGCAGCTTTAAACAACCTATGTTCTTAATACATCCGGTTGGCGGACACGTCTACATATATCGCGATTTGGCAAATTGTCTAGGCTCAGATTATCCAGTCTATGGGTTACAAGCACAAGGCATAGATGGAAAAACACCACCACTCACCCAAGTTGAGGAGATGGCGACTAAATATATCGAAGCACTGCGCGTTGTCCAGCCTGAAGGGCCATATTTTCTTGGGGGTTCTTCTTTTGGAGGCACTGTGGCTTTCGAGATGGCACAGCAATTGCTGGCTGTAGGCGAAGAAATAGCGCTGCTCGCTCTTATAGATACTCCAGGTCCCGGTCAAATGCCGGTAAAAATAGAAGATGATGAGCTGCAAATCTTGACTTATATACTCAATGTCGGTGCCAACCTTTCCGTTTCTTTAGACCATCTCAGGCAGCTTGAACCAGACGAGCGATTGCTCCACTTTTTGGAGGAGGCTAGACAATCTATGAGATTGCCGCCTGATTACGGGCTTTGCGATCTCCGTTTCTTCTTTAATATCTTCAAGGTAGACGTTCAAGCTATGCGGAACTATACACCACGAACCTACCCAGGTCGCGTCATCTTTTTCCGCGCCAACGAGCGGGATGCAACCAATCCCCAAAACCCAGAGCTAGCTTGGGTGAATTTGGCAGCAGGAGGATTAGAGGTTTATGAAGTCCCAGGAAACCACATTACTATGAATTACACTCCCAACGTCCAAGTGATAGCCGAACGGCTGAGGACATACCTATTGTCTTTGAGCGCTGGGAGCAGTAAACCAAATACTTAAGTTAACCCTCGTTCCCAGGCTCAGCCTGGGAACGAGATATCGAGGCTGAGCCTCGTTGTTGATACTGGTGCAAGATGTGAACTTAAGGACTTGCAGCCATATTGGTTTCTTCTCACTTTATCAGTACAATGTCCAACATCGTTTATTTCAACCTACGTGCCCACTCAACTGTTAATTCCACTCTCGGAATAGTGCAGGAGTTAGTGCGGCGGGGAGAACAGGTAGATTACTATTGTTATGAGGAATTCCGCAATAAAATCGAGTCTGTAGGTGCCCAATTCCATCAGCTTCCTGCCAATCCTGATTTGTGGTTGGACGAAACTGCAACGCCTCAATCTGCCTCAATGGAAACGAGTTTGGAAGCGATACCGATTCTATTGGAACATTTTCAACGCGATCGCCCAAAGCTACTTATCTTTAATTCAGCGTGCTTATGGGGATGCCTTCTTGGTGAGTTGCTCAAGCTTCCCACAGTTGCTACCCACATTCATCACCTTGTACCACGCCGATTTATTCCACCGCTTCCAGTACTTTTAGCACCAAACTGCATCAGAAGATTTTCTGAAAACCCAAAAATTGTTGACAAACACAGAAGCCTTTGGACTCAGTTGAAGCAAAAATATCAGTTTGAGCGCGTGAAAAAGAACGATTTGTTCAAGCTAATGCGCTATATGCTCTTCTTCCACGGCGATCTGAATATTGTCTTCACATCTGAAACTTTCCAGATCAAGCGAGAAAACTTTGACTCCAGTTACGTCTTCACTGGTCCGTGTTACAGTAAAAGCTTGCTTGAACCGGAATCTTGCTGGGCGAAAATTGAAGGAAAGTCAGTGATTTATATTTCACTTGGGACAATATTCAATCAGAATATTCCCTTCTTTAAAAAATGCCTGCAAGCGTTTGGGAATAGTCAGCATCTTGTGGTAATGACTGTTGGTAATTCTGTGGATATTAATTTGCTTGGAGACATACCGCCTAACTTTATAGTCAAAAATTTTGTACCGCAACTAGAAGTTATTAAGTACGCTAGCGTCTTTATTTATCATGGTGGTATGCAGAGTACTTTGGATGCACTAACTCACCAAGTTCCACTAGTTTTGTTTCCTCAATATTCAGAGCAATATTTGACAGCCCATAGATTAGAGGAGTTAGGTGCGGGGATATGGGTTAAACAGCAAAACATTGAGCCAATGAAATTGCGCGAATTGGTGGAAAAGGTCATGCAGGATTCGTCCATTCGTGGCAACGTTAAGCGATTAGGTAAATCATTGGTAGAAGCAGGAGGAACTCAAAGAGCCGTTGACAAGATTCTAGAATTCAAACAGCAATTTAGCAGACTTTAAATGAGGCAAGGATAGAATAAAGTGTCAAATATAGTTTTCTTTAACGTTCCTGCTTGGTCTCATATTAATTCAACTTTGGGTATAGTACAGGAACTAGTTCGACGTGGAGAACAAGTAGATTACTATTGCATTGAGGATGAGGAATTGCGGCATTTGATTGAGAAAGCTGGGGCACAATTTCAA
This genomic interval from Scytonema hofmannii PCC 7110 contains the following:
- a CDS encoding macrolide family glycosyltransferase, translating into MSNIVYFNLRAHSTVNSTLGIVQELVRRGEQVDYYCYEEFRNKIESVGAQFHQLPANPDLWLDETATPQSASMETSLEAIPILLEHFQRDRPKLLIFNSACLWGCLLGELLKLPTVATHIHHLVPRRFIPPLPVLLAPNCIRRFSENPKIVDKHRSLWTQLKQKYQFERVKKNDLFKLMRYMLFFHGDLNIVFTSETFQIKRENFDSSYVFTGPCYSKSLLEPESCWAKIEGKSVIYISLGTIFNQNIPFFKKCLQAFGNSQHLVVMTVGNSVDINLLGDIPPNFIVKNFVPQLEVIKYASVFIYHGGMQSTLDALTHQVPLVLFPQYSEQYLTAHRLEELGAGIWVKQQNIEPMKLRELVEKVMQDSSIRGNVKRLGKSLVEAGGTQRAVDKILEFKQQFSRL